From Excalfactoria chinensis isolate bCotChi1 chromosome 4, bCotChi1.hap2, whole genome shotgun sequence, one genomic window encodes:
- the ZMYM3 gene encoding zinc finger MYM-type protein 3 isoform X1, with the protein MDSSEMSGSLDPLSLPDKPLIADLPADMEFGEDLLGSQTASTQEASVLRPPDWAQSKQMTADGDLGLQEKGDSLSEQKKSDDLNVDKPSTVSDVLEKPGVLGDLDGTAVSVELNKSEDLDELCKAQPSQDGEGGMGDSSAVSKEGPVPETQKEGEDAPKTNAGDLKEDGAAAIPALSDVNGPESPPQPAPDSGDLSSAPATEETTAQPSSPPVAPPQLSLKQSKKTRLKAPRKSSPVQREGLPGDAEVELSPDSGMAALPSEPAQEKKAEEWNDDGNNLLRESTGLKAEEAALPAEGQSWKGSVPQTEKEKRSERARRSETARPETVNSAESIPVSDEDSDAMVDDPNDEDFVPFRTRRSTRMSLRTQVAQRAARSVAKMTCANCRTPLQKGQTAYQRKGLPQLFCSSSCLTTFSKRPHGKKICTFCKKEIWNTRDSVVAQIGSGGSFHEFCTSVCLSLYEAQQQRPAPQFADPSDTIRCSVCHKPGEIQHEVSNGNVVHRICSDACFTKFRATKGLKTNCCDYCGLYIYNKGMPVEYLFHEGQQKRFCDSSCLNSYKKKNTRVYPCMWCKTLCKNFDMLPNVDRSGKMGLFCSICCTTSHKVKQSGLVGPPRPCSFCRKSLSEPCYYNKTDRVVYQFCSPSCWTKFQHTSPEGGIHLNCHYCHNLFTGKPEILDWQDKMYQFCCKDCCEDFKRLRGVVSQCEHCKQEKLLHEKIRFSGVEKNFCSEGCVLLYKQDFTKNLGLCCITCTYCSQTCQRAVTEQLEGSTWDFCSEDCKSKYLLWYFKAARCHACKRQGKLLETIHWRGQIKHFCNQQCLLRFYNQQNQPNLDTQKGPESLLNSQSSETKPPASSHQKAETNMLSSKTSAHMSPAAPPPPPPPVPATPRKNKAAMCKPLMQNRGVSCKVEMKSKGCQTEADWKPQVIVLPIPVPIFVPVPMHMYCQKVPVPFSMPVPVPVPMFLPTTLESADKIVETIEELKVKIPSNPLEADILAMAEMIAEAEELDKASSDLCDLVSNQSAEGLLEDCDLFGPARDDVLAMAVKMANVLDEPGQDLEADFPKNPLYINPSVDFLFDCGLVGPEDVSTEQELPRAVRKGQKRLVLSESCSRDSMSSQPSCTALNYSYGVNAWKSWVQAKYAGGETSKGEELRFGPKPIRIKEDILACTAAELNYGLAQFVKEITRPNGERYEPDSIYYLCLGIQQYLLENNRMVNIFTDLYYLTFVQELNKSLSGWQPTVLPNNTVFSRVEEEHLWECKQLGVYSPFVLLNTLMFFNTKFFGLQTAEEHMQLSFTNVVRQSRKCTTARGVTKMVSIRYCAPAKQKKGRDGSTGKRKREEEMPMLEQRENKMNPLRCPVKFYEFYLSKCPESMRNRNDIFYLQPERSCIAESPLWYSVIPMDRSMLESMLNRILVVREIYEEHSRLSSLEDDMD; encoded by the exons ATGGATTCTAGTGAAATGTCGGGATCTCTGGACCCCCTTTCTCTGCCTGACAAACCACTCATTGCTGATCTTCCTGCTGACATGGAGTTTGGGGAGGATCTCCTGGGTTCCCAAACGGCTTCTACCCAGGAAGCTTCGGTTCTTCGGCCCCCAGACTGGGCTCAGTCCAAGCAAATGACTGCAGATGGGGACTTAGGCCTTCAGGAGAAAGGAGACAGCTTGTctgaacaaaagaaatcagatgaCCTCAATGTAGATAAGCCCAGTACTGTCTCGGACGTCCTGGAGAAACCTGGTGTCTTAGGTGACCTGGATGGAACTGCTGTTTCGGTGGAGTTAAATAAATCAGAGGATCTGGATGAACTGTGCAAGGCACAGCCTTCCCAGGATGGGGAGGGTGGGATGGGGGACTCCTCTGCCGTCTCTAAAGAAGGCCCTGttccagaaacacagaaagaaggggaagatGCACCAAAAACTAATGCTGGGGACCTAAAGGAAGACGGTGCTGCTGCTATTCCTGCACTGTCTGATGTCAACGGCCCCGAATCACCTCCACAGCCTGCTCCTGACTCTGGAGACCTCAGCAGTGCCCCAGCCACAGAAGAAACCACAGCACAACCCTCAAGTCCGCCGGTAGCTCCTCCACAACTCAGCCTTAAACAGTCAAAAAAGACGAGGTTGAAGGCACCAAGGAAAAGCTCACCTGTGCAGAGGGAAGGACTGCCGGGGGATGCAGAGGTGGAGCTGAGCCCAGACAGCGGTatggcagctctgccctctgAACCCGCCCAGGAGAAGAAGGCAGAGGAATGGAATGATGATGGGAACAACTTATTGAGAGAAAGCACTGGACTGAAGGCAGAGGAAGCTGCATTACCAGCAG AAGGCCAGTCTTGGAAGGGAAGTGTGCCCCAAACTGAGAAG GAGAAAAGAAGTGAACGAGCCAGAAGATCAGAAACTGCCAGGCCTGAAACTGTGAACTCTGCTGAGAGCA ttCCGGTCTCTGACGAAGATTCTGATGCGATGGTGGATGATCCCAATGATGAGGACTTTGTTCCTTTCCGTACCCGCCGCTCGACTCGCATGTCGTTACGCACTCAGGTAGCTCAGCGAGCTGCCCGTTCTGTTGCTAAGATGACGTGTGCCAACTGCCGGACCCCACTGCAGAAGGGTCAGACTGCCTACCAACGGAAAGGACTccctcagctcttctgctccagctcctgtcTCACCACCTTCTCGAAAAGACCTCATGGCAAGAAGATATGCACCTTCTGTAAAAA GGAGATCTGGAATACCAGGGACTCTGTGGTCGCCCAGATTGGTTCAGGCGGCTCTTTCCACGAGTTCTGCACCTCTGTCTGCCTCTCCCTCTATGAGGCCCAGCAACAGAGACCAGCACCTCAGTTTGCAGACCCCTCAGACACCATCCGTTGCAGTGTCTGCCATAAACCTGGTGAG ATCCAGCATGAGGTCAGCAATGGGAATGTAGTTCACCGCATTTGCAGCGACGCCTGCTTCACCAAGTTCCGAGCCACCAAGGGGCTGAAAACCAACTGTTGTGACTACTGTGGACTTTACATATACAATAAGGGCATGCCTGTGGAGTACCTCTTCCATGAAGGCCAGCAAAAGCGCTTCTGCGACTCTAGCTGTCTCAACAGTTACAAGAAG AAGAACACCCGAGTCTACCCTTGCATGTGGTGCAAGACGCTGTGCAAAAACTTTGACATGCTGCCCAATGTGGACCGCAGTGGCAAGATGGGACTGTTCTGCTCCATTTGCTGCACTACCTCCCACAAAGTGAAGCAGTCGGGCTTGGTTG GTCCCCCTAGaccctgcagcttctgcagaaagAGTTTATCTGAACCCTGCTATTACAACAAGACAGACCGGGTTGTCTACCAattctgcagccccagctgctggaCCAAATTCCAG CACACCAGCCCGGAAGGTGGGATCCACCTGAACTGCCATTACTGCCACAATCTTTTCACCGGGAAGCCAGAGATCCTAGACTGGCAG GACAAGATGTATCAGTTCTGCTGCAAGGATTGCTGTGAGGACTTCAAGCGGCTACGCGGGGTAGTGTCTCAGTGTGAGCACTGcaagcaggagaagctgctgcatgAGAAGATCCGCTTCTCAGGGGTGGAGAAGAACTTCTGCAGCGAAG GGTGTGTGCTTCTTTACAAACAGGATTTCACCAAGAACCTGGGCCTGTGCTGCATCACCTGCACCTACTGTTCTCAGACCTGCCAGCGGGCGGTCACCGAGCAGCTGGAGGGCAGCACCTGGGACTTCTGTAGTGAAGACTGCAAAAGCAAATACTTGCTCTGGTACTTCAAG GCAGCTCGGTGCCATGCCTGCAAGCGTCAGGGGAAGCTGCTGGAAACCATCCACTGGCGAGGGCAAATCAAACACTTCTGCAACCAGCAGTGTCTGCTGAGATTTTACAACCAACAGAACCAGCCCAACCTGGACACGCAGAAGGGGCCCGAGAGCCTGCTGAACA GTCaatcttcagaaacaaaaccacccGCTTCTTCCCATCAGAAGGCAGAGACTAACATG TTGTCATCAAAGACCTCAGCCCACATGTCTCCAGCCGCGCCGCCTCCCCCGCCTCCTCCAGTTCCAGCCACCCCTCGAAAGAACAAAGCTGCCATGTGCAAACCACTGATGCAGAACCGGGGTGTTTCCTGCAAAGTAGAAATGAAGTCCAAAGGATGTCAGACAG AGGCTGACTGGAAGCCCCAGGTGATTGTGTTGCCAATCCCAGTCCCGATCTTCGTGCCTGTGCCTATGCATATGTACTGCCAGAAAGTACCTGTGCCTTTCTCCATGCCTGTCCCG GTGCCTGTGCCAATGTTTCTACCCACCACGCTGGAGAGCGCGGATAAGATTGTGGAGACAATTGAGGAGCTGAAGGTGAAGATCCCCTCCAATCCTCTGGAGGCTGACATCCTGGCCATGGCAGAGATGATTGCGGAGGCTGAGGAACTGGACAAAGCCTCCTCGGACCTGTGCG ACCTGGTGAGCAACCAGAGTGCAGAAGGTCTCCTGGAGGACTGTGATCTGTTTGGACCAGCGAGGGACGATGTGTTGGCTATGGCTGTCAAGATGGCAAACGTCCTCGATGAGCCAGGCCAGGACCTGGAGGCTGACTTCCCTAAGA ACCCTCTATATATCAACCCCAGTGTGGATTTCCTCTTTGACTGTGGGCTGGTGGGCCCAGAAGATGTGTCCACAGAACAAGAGCTGCCTCGTGCTGTCCGAAAG GGACAGAAACGTCTGGTGCTCTCTGAAAGCTGTTCCCGGGACTCAATGAGCAGTCagcccagctgcacagcactgaactACTCATATGGTGTGAATGCTTGGAAGTCCTGGGTGCAAGCCAAGTACGCAGGGGGAGAGACCAGCAAGGGAGAGGAGCTGCGCTTTGGCC CCAAGCCCATAAGGATCAAAGAAGACATCCTGGCCTGCACGGCAGCTGAACTCAACTATGGCCTGGCTCAGTTTGTCAAGGAAATAACGCGGCCCAATGGAGAGCGCTACGAACCAGACAGCATCTATTACCTTTGCCTTGGCATCCAGCAG TACCTGCTTGAGAACAATCGTATGGTGAATATATTTACAGACCTTTACTACCTGACCTTCGTGCAGGAGCTGAACAAGTCGCTGAGTGGCTGGCAACCCACAGTCTTACCAAACA ACACAGTCTTCTCACGTGTCGAGGAGGAGCACCTATGGGAGTGCAAGCAGCTGGGTGTTTACTCACCCTTTGTGCTCCTTAACACCCTTATGTTCTTCAACACTAAGTTCTTTgggctgcagacagcagaggaGCACATGCAGCTCTCCTTCACCAACGTAGTACGGCAGTCCCGCAAGTGCACCACAGCCCGTGGCGTCACGAAGATGGTGAGCATCCGCTACTGTGCTCCTGCCAAGCAAAAGAAAGGCCGAG ATGGTAGCACTGGAAAGAGGAAGCGTGAGGAGGAGATGCCAATGCTGGAGCAGCGGGAGAACAAGATGAACCCGCTTCGATGCCCTGTCAAGTTCTATGAGTTTTATCTCTCTAAATG TCCTGAGAGTATGCGGAACCGCAACGACATCTTCTACCTGCAGCCTGAGAGGTCGTGCATCGCCGAATCCCCACTTTGGTATTCAGTCATCCCCATGGACAGGAGCATGCTGGAAAGCATGCTGAACCGCATCCTGGTGGTGAGGGAGATCTACGAGGAGCACAGCCGGCTCAGCAGCCTGGAGGATGATATGGACTAA
- the ZMYM3 gene encoding zinc finger MYM-type protein 3 isoform X2 translates to MDSSEMSGSLDPLSLPDKPLIADLPADMEFGEDLLGSQTASTQEASVLRPPDWAQSKQMTADGDLGLQEKGDSLSEQKKSDDLNVDKPSTVSDVLEKPGVLGDLDGTAVSVELNKSEDLDELCKAQPSQDGEGGMGDSSAVSKEGPVPETQKEGEDAPKTNAGDLKEDGAAAIPALSDVNGPESPPQPAPDSGDLSSAPATEETTAQPSSPPVAPPQLSLKQSKKTRLKAPRKSSPVQREGLPGDAEVELSPDSGMAALPSEPAQEKKAEEWNDDGNNLLRESTGLKAEEAALPAEGQSWKGSVPQTEKEKRSERARRSETARPETVNSAESIPVSDEDSDAMVDDPNDEDFVPFRTRRSTRMSLRTQVAQRAARSVAKMTCANCRTPLQKGQTAYQRKGLPQLFCSSSCLTTFSKRPHGKKICTFCKKEIWNTRDSVVAQIGSGGSFHEFCTSVCLSLYEAQQQRPAPQFADPSDTIRCSVCHKPGEIQHEVSNGNVVHRICSDACFTKFRATKGLKTNCCDYCGLYIYNKGMPVEYLFHEGQQKRFCDSSCLNSYKKKNTRVYPCMWCKTLCKNFDMLPNVDRSGKMGLFCSICCTTSHKVKQSGLVGPPRPCSFCRKSLSEPCYYNKTDRVVYQFCSPSCWTKFQHTSPEGGIHLNCHYCHNLFTGKPEILDWQDKMYQFCCKDCCEDFKRLRGVVSQCEHCKQEKLLHEKIRFSGVEKNFCSEGQSSETKPPASSHQKAETNMLSSKTSAHMSPAAPPPPPPPVPATPRKNKAAMCKPLMQNRGVSCKVEMKSKGCQTEADWKPQVIVLPIPVPIFVPVPMHMYCQKVPVPFSMPVPVPVPMFLPTTLESADKIVETIEELKVKIPSNPLEADILAMAEMIAEAEELDKASSDLCDLVSNQSAEGLLEDCDLFGPARDDVLAMAVKMANVLDEPGQDLEADFPKNPLYINPSVDFLFDCGLVGPEDVSTEQELPRAVRKGQKRLVLSESCSRDSMSSQPSCTALNYSYGVNAWKSWVQAKYAGGETSKGEELRFGPKPIRIKEDILACTAAELNYGLAQFVKEITRPNGERYEPDSIYYLCLGIQQYLLENNRMVNIFTDLYYLTFVQELNKSLSGWQPTVLPNNTVFSRVEEEHLWECKQLGVYSPFVLLNTLMFFNTKFFGLQTAEEHMQLSFTNVVRQSRKCTTARGVTKMVSIRYCAPAKQKKGRDGSTGKRKREEEMPMLEQRENKMNPLRCPVKFYEFYLSKCPESMRNRNDIFYLQPERSCIAESPLWYSVIPMDRSMLESMLNRILVVREIYEEHSRLSSLEDDMD, encoded by the exons ATGGATTCTAGTGAAATGTCGGGATCTCTGGACCCCCTTTCTCTGCCTGACAAACCACTCATTGCTGATCTTCCTGCTGACATGGAGTTTGGGGAGGATCTCCTGGGTTCCCAAACGGCTTCTACCCAGGAAGCTTCGGTTCTTCGGCCCCCAGACTGGGCTCAGTCCAAGCAAATGACTGCAGATGGGGACTTAGGCCTTCAGGAGAAAGGAGACAGCTTGTctgaacaaaagaaatcagatgaCCTCAATGTAGATAAGCCCAGTACTGTCTCGGACGTCCTGGAGAAACCTGGTGTCTTAGGTGACCTGGATGGAACTGCTGTTTCGGTGGAGTTAAATAAATCAGAGGATCTGGATGAACTGTGCAAGGCACAGCCTTCCCAGGATGGGGAGGGTGGGATGGGGGACTCCTCTGCCGTCTCTAAAGAAGGCCCTGttccagaaacacagaaagaaggggaagatGCACCAAAAACTAATGCTGGGGACCTAAAGGAAGACGGTGCTGCTGCTATTCCTGCACTGTCTGATGTCAACGGCCCCGAATCACCTCCACAGCCTGCTCCTGACTCTGGAGACCTCAGCAGTGCCCCAGCCACAGAAGAAACCACAGCACAACCCTCAAGTCCGCCGGTAGCTCCTCCACAACTCAGCCTTAAACAGTCAAAAAAGACGAGGTTGAAGGCACCAAGGAAAAGCTCACCTGTGCAGAGGGAAGGACTGCCGGGGGATGCAGAGGTGGAGCTGAGCCCAGACAGCGGTatggcagctctgccctctgAACCCGCCCAGGAGAAGAAGGCAGAGGAATGGAATGATGATGGGAACAACTTATTGAGAGAAAGCACTGGACTGAAGGCAGAGGAAGCTGCATTACCAGCAG AAGGCCAGTCTTGGAAGGGAAGTGTGCCCCAAACTGAGAAG GAGAAAAGAAGTGAACGAGCCAGAAGATCAGAAACTGCCAGGCCTGAAACTGTGAACTCTGCTGAGAGCA ttCCGGTCTCTGACGAAGATTCTGATGCGATGGTGGATGATCCCAATGATGAGGACTTTGTTCCTTTCCGTACCCGCCGCTCGACTCGCATGTCGTTACGCACTCAGGTAGCTCAGCGAGCTGCCCGTTCTGTTGCTAAGATGACGTGTGCCAACTGCCGGACCCCACTGCAGAAGGGTCAGACTGCCTACCAACGGAAAGGACTccctcagctcttctgctccagctcctgtcTCACCACCTTCTCGAAAAGACCTCATGGCAAGAAGATATGCACCTTCTGTAAAAA GGAGATCTGGAATACCAGGGACTCTGTGGTCGCCCAGATTGGTTCAGGCGGCTCTTTCCACGAGTTCTGCACCTCTGTCTGCCTCTCCCTCTATGAGGCCCAGCAACAGAGACCAGCACCTCAGTTTGCAGACCCCTCAGACACCATCCGTTGCAGTGTCTGCCATAAACCTGGTGAG ATCCAGCATGAGGTCAGCAATGGGAATGTAGTTCACCGCATTTGCAGCGACGCCTGCTTCACCAAGTTCCGAGCCACCAAGGGGCTGAAAACCAACTGTTGTGACTACTGTGGACTTTACATATACAATAAGGGCATGCCTGTGGAGTACCTCTTCCATGAAGGCCAGCAAAAGCGCTTCTGCGACTCTAGCTGTCTCAACAGTTACAAGAAG AAGAACACCCGAGTCTACCCTTGCATGTGGTGCAAGACGCTGTGCAAAAACTTTGACATGCTGCCCAATGTGGACCGCAGTGGCAAGATGGGACTGTTCTGCTCCATTTGCTGCACTACCTCCCACAAAGTGAAGCAGTCGGGCTTGGTTG GTCCCCCTAGaccctgcagcttctgcagaaagAGTTTATCTGAACCCTGCTATTACAACAAGACAGACCGGGTTGTCTACCAattctgcagccccagctgctggaCCAAATTCCAG CACACCAGCCCGGAAGGTGGGATCCACCTGAACTGCCATTACTGCCACAATCTTTTCACCGGGAAGCCAGAGATCCTAGACTGGCAG GACAAGATGTATCAGTTCTGCTGCAAGGATTGCTGTGAGGACTTCAAGCGGCTACGCGGGGTAGTGTCTCAGTGTGAGCACTGcaagcaggagaagctgctgcatgAGAAGATCCGCTTCTCAGGGGTGGAGAAGAACTTCTGCAGCGAAG GTCaatcttcagaaacaaaaccacccGCTTCTTCCCATCAGAAGGCAGAGACTAACATG TTGTCATCAAAGACCTCAGCCCACATGTCTCCAGCCGCGCCGCCTCCCCCGCCTCCTCCAGTTCCAGCCACCCCTCGAAAGAACAAAGCTGCCATGTGCAAACCACTGATGCAGAACCGGGGTGTTTCCTGCAAAGTAGAAATGAAGTCCAAAGGATGTCAGACAG AGGCTGACTGGAAGCCCCAGGTGATTGTGTTGCCAATCCCAGTCCCGATCTTCGTGCCTGTGCCTATGCATATGTACTGCCAGAAAGTACCTGTGCCTTTCTCCATGCCTGTCCCG GTGCCTGTGCCAATGTTTCTACCCACCACGCTGGAGAGCGCGGATAAGATTGTGGAGACAATTGAGGAGCTGAAGGTGAAGATCCCCTCCAATCCTCTGGAGGCTGACATCCTGGCCATGGCAGAGATGATTGCGGAGGCTGAGGAACTGGACAAAGCCTCCTCGGACCTGTGCG ACCTGGTGAGCAACCAGAGTGCAGAAGGTCTCCTGGAGGACTGTGATCTGTTTGGACCAGCGAGGGACGATGTGTTGGCTATGGCTGTCAAGATGGCAAACGTCCTCGATGAGCCAGGCCAGGACCTGGAGGCTGACTTCCCTAAGA ACCCTCTATATATCAACCCCAGTGTGGATTTCCTCTTTGACTGTGGGCTGGTGGGCCCAGAAGATGTGTCCACAGAACAAGAGCTGCCTCGTGCTGTCCGAAAG GGACAGAAACGTCTGGTGCTCTCTGAAAGCTGTTCCCGGGACTCAATGAGCAGTCagcccagctgcacagcactgaactACTCATATGGTGTGAATGCTTGGAAGTCCTGGGTGCAAGCCAAGTACGCAGGGGGAGAGACCAGCAAGGGAGAGGAGCTGCGCTTTGGCC CCAAGCCCATAAGGATCAAAGAAGACATCCTGGCCTGCACGGCAGCTGAACTCAACTATGGCCTGGCTCAGTTTGTCAAGGAAATAACGCGGCCCAATGGAGAGCGCTACGAACCAGACAGCATCTATTACCTTTGCCTTGGCATCCAGCAG TACCTGCTTGAGAACAATCGTATGGTGAATATATTTACAGACCTTTACTACCTGACCTTCGTGCAGGAGCTGAACAAGTCGCTGAGTGGCTGGCAACCCACAGTCTTACCAAACA ACACAGTCTTCTCACGTGTCGAGGAGGAGCACCTATGGGAGTGCAAGCAGCTGGGTGTTTACTCACCCTTTGTGCTCCTTAACACCCTTATGTTCTTCAACACTAAGTTCTTTgggctgcagacagcagaggaGCACATGCAGCTCTCCTTCACCAACGTAGTACGGCAGTCCCGCAAGTGCACCACAGCCCGTGGCGTCACGAAGATGGTGAGCATCCGCTACTGTGCTCCTGCCAAGCAAAAGAAAGGCCGAG ATGGTAGCACTGGAAAGAGGAAGCGTGAGGAGGAGATGCCAATGCTGGAGCAGCGGGAGAACAAGATGAACCCGCTTCGATGCCCTGTCAAGTTCTATGAGTTTTATCTCTCTAAATG TCCTGAGAGTATGCGGAACCGCAACGACATCTTCTACCTGCAGCCTGAGAGGTCGTGCATCGCCGAATCCCCACTTTGGTATTCAGTCATCCCCATGGACAGGAGCATGCTGGAAAGCATGCTGAACCGCATCCTGGTGGTGAGGGAGATCTACGAGGAGCACAGCCGGCTCAGCAGCCTGGAGGATGATATGGACTAA
- the LOC140251942 gene encoding gap junction alpha-3 protein-like produces the protein MWLSCSAMGDWSLLGRLLENAQEHSTVVGKVWLTVLFVFRILVLGAAAERVWGDELAGFSCDTQQPGCQNACYDSTFPISHLRFWVLQIIFVSTPSLVYLGHILHLVHLEDKARQQAAARGGSGARKQQRQPRIPTRDTWGRVHMRGAILRTYVCSVVFKALFEMGFIAGQYALYGLELKPLYTCSRWPCPNTVNCYISRPTEKTIFILFMLGVACVSLLLNLVEIYHLGLTKCRQRPGPRSRILPGPDGLAGSHSARFTLPAGGNPTDASRPHLAPLGKAGVWLGGTGGSRGKARAGDLAV, from the coding sequence ATGTGGCTGTCTTGCAGCGCCATGGGGGACTGGAGCCTGCTGGGGCGGCTGCTGGAGAACGCCCAGGAGCACTCCACAGTGGTGGGGAAGGTTTGGCTCACCGTCCTCTTCGTCTTCCGCATCCTGGTGCTGGGGGCGGCCGCAGAACGGGTGTGGGGTGACGAGCTGGCCGGCTTCTCCTGCGACACGCAGCAGCCCGGCTGCCAGAACGCCTGCTACGACAGCaccttccccatctcccaccTGCGCTTCTGGGTCCTGCAGATCATCTTCGTCTCCACCCCCAGCCTGGTGTACCTGGGCCACATCCTGCACCTGGTGCACCTGGAGGACAAGGCACGGCAGCAGGCGGCAGCACGGGGTGGCAGTGGGGCCCGGAAGCAGCAGAGACAGCCCCGGATCCCAACACGGGACACTTGGGGCCGGGTCCACATGCGTGGGGCCATCCTGAGGACGTACGTCTGCAGCGTCGTCTTCAAGGCTCTCTTCGAGATGGGCTTCATCGCAGGGCAGTACGCCTTGTATGGGCTTGAGCTGAAGCCCCTCTACACCTGCAGCCGCTGGCCCTGCCCCAACACTGTCAACTGCTACATCTCCCGGCCCACCGAGAAGACCATCTTCATCCTCTTCATGCTGGGGGTGGCCTGCGTGTCTCTGCTGCTCAACCTGGTGGAGATCTACCACCTGGGCCTCACCAAGTGCCGGCAGCGGCCAGGTCCAAGATCCCGCATCCTGCCAGGCCCTGATGGCCTTGCGGGGTCCCACAGCGCCCGCTTCACCTTGCCTGCTGGTGGCAACCCCACGGATGCCAGCAGACCACACCTGGCACCCCTGGGGAAGGCTGGTGTGTGGCTGGGGGGGACCGGCGGGTCCCGTGGGAAGGCACGAGCGGGGGACCTGGCAGTGTGA
- the GJB1 gene encoding gap junction beta-1 protein, which yields MNWAGLYAVLSGVNRHSTAIGRIWLSVIFIFRIMVLVVAAESVWGDEKSAFTCNTQQPGCNSVCYDHFFPISHIRLWALQLILVTTPALLVAMHVAYQQHQEKKLLMMTGHGDAKHLEEVKKHKIRIAGSLWWTYVCSVVFRLLFEAVFMYLFYMIYPGYQMVRLVKCEAYPCPNTVDCFVSRPTEKTIFTVFMLVTSSICIVLNMAELVYLVVRACARRGRHNSNPSSAKSSFYGHKISEYKQNEINQLLTEQDGSLKDMLRRNPSLQEKGDRCSAC from the coding sequence ATGAACTGGGCCGGCCTCTACGCGGTGCTGAGCGGGGTGAACCGCCACTCCACAGCAATCGGGCGCATCTGGCTCTCCGTCATCTTCATCTTCAGGATCATGGTGCTGGTGGTGGCGGCCGAGAGTGTCTGGGGGGACGAGAAGTCCGCCTTCACCTGCAACACGCAGCAGCCGGGCTGCAACAGCGTCTGCTACGACCACTTCTTCCCCATCTCACACATCCGCCTGTGGGCCCTGCAGCTCATCCTGGTCACCACGCCGGCCCTGCTCGTGGCCATGCACGTGGCctaccagcagcaccaggagaaGAAGCTGCTGATGATGACGGGCCACGGGGACGCCAAGCACCTGGAGGAGGTGAAGAAGCACAAGATACGCATTGCTGGGTCGCTGTGGTGGACGTACGTCTGCAGCGTGGTCTTCAGGCTGCTCTTCGAGGCCGTCTTCATGTACCTCTTCTACATGATCTACCCCGGCTACCAGATGGTGCGGCTGGTCAAGTGTGAGGCCTACCCCTGCCCCAACACCGTCGATTGCTTCGTCTCGCGACCCACCGAGAAGACCATCTTCACCGTCTTCATGCTGGTCACCTCCAGCATCTGCATCGTGCTCAACATGGCCGAGTTGGTCTACCTGGTGGTGCGGGCCTGCGCGCGCCGCGGCCGCCACAACTCCAACCCTTCCTCAGCGAAAAGCTCCTTCTACGGGCACAAGATCTCTGAGTACAAGCAGAACGAGATCAACCAGCTGCTGACCGAGCAGGACGGATCCCTTAAGGACATGCTGCGCCGCAACCCCAGCCTGCAGGAGAAGGGCGACCGCTGCTCCGCCTGTTGA